The Ricinus communis isolate WT05 ecotype wild-type chromosome 8, ASM1957865v1, whole genome shotgun sequence sequence AATAATATTGTTAAACCAACCAAGTCAAAGAAAGCATACATATCCTATTAGGTTGATTGGGCACTCGGAATAATGGAAACTGGTATTCTTCCTGCCACTGATGATCTCCAATAGTAAGACCCCAAAGCTGAACACATCAGTTTTCGTAGAAACAACACCATTCATAGCATACTCCGGTGACATGTAACCactgaatattaattaaaatattccaAGTAAGTGAAATGCAGACTTTGTGTGCATAAACACATGACTAATATTTGATTGGTTGTAGAGGTAGCGAACACTCACTATGTTCCAACAATTCTATTGGTATTTGCTTCAGATTctttcagcccaaatattctaGCCATCCCAAAATCTGATATTTTTGGATTCATCTCATCGTCAAGCAATATGTTGCTAGCCTTTAAATCTCTGTGAATCACTTTTAATCTTGAATATTTGTGGAGATAAAGAAGTCCTTGAGTAATTCCATCAATAATTTTGAAGCGTTTCTTCCAATCTAATTCGCTCTTTTTGTGAGAATCTGTCTTGAAGAACGTATCAGTGGAGAATTTTTTACTAACTTCTGTACTGTTCAACGCAAGAAATGATCATATAAACATATCAGCACAGCTAAATTTAACTTACCAAAGAGATAGATATCCAAACTTTTCTTAGGCATATACTCATAAACTAATATCCTTTCTTCTCCATCAACACAAAAGCCTAAAAGCTTCACAAGATTAGTATGCTGGAGTTTAGCAATGAGTATAGCTTCATTTTTGAACTCTACTAGTCCTTGCCCTGAACTTCTCGAAAGTCTTTTTATTGCAATCTCTTGTCCATCTAGTAACTTTCCCTGAAAATAACATTTCTGTTTGTGatcaattaaacaaaatttaatcaGAGTTTCAAGATTTTACCTTATAAACCGGTCCGAATCCGCCTTCACCAAGCTTATTTTCtggtttaaaatattttgtagcAATAGCAATTATTTCAAAACAGAATATATGCAACTCATCCCATTCATTCTTCTGTGTTCTTAGAGTATCATATGTGGTCAAAGACAATGCGTTGCCTTCTAGTTCGTTCCATAGATTCTTTAGGTTCGTCTTTCCATTCCCTAGTAATTAAGTTACAAGAAAAGTGAAACATGAGAAGTCTATAGATCATAGGAAATTAGAGATAAAATTAGtaatcttttcaaaatttagagCAAGAGATTACCTGTCCTGCTGCACTTTTTCCATATGGCATATAAAAATGCGCACAGTGCAGGTATAAGAAAAATTCCTCCTAGTGTGATAGTTACTGGCAGCCACCACTTATTCACTGCATTAAGATATAAATTACAtcatatcaataaattttttttttctttcatgttatGATAGAGTGGATAAAAAACAGTAAGATGGCTTGTATTCTTTCTTAAAACCAATATAAAACAGCAGGGTGGCTTGGATAATACAACGCATAACACTTGTTCTAATGAAGTCTAAACAGTATTGTAGTTTTACCTTCGTcaaaaatgtaaattttcCGTGAATCATCTGAACTAGATCCTATGAAACTTCGTGCTGACCTCCAAATTTCGCAGCCGGTGCCATCTTCATTCTTTGAAGCATAGGCAATACAAGAACAGTTCTTTAAACAGTTCAACTTACAATCAATCATAGTCAAGTTCTCGCTGTCACTGTACTTGAACCCATCGCTGTACATGTAACCTGTTCGGGGCTTGAAAAGAAATGCATCACTAGGACTCCTGCAATTTGGGAGATTCTGCTCCAAACATCCAACTGTTGGACTCATATAATCATAAGAAGTAATGCATTTAACTTCTTCATGGTAATCATATTTCAGGAAACCAATCAACACTCCCTCCGCATTAATGGTTAACCTTGGAAAGATACTATTGGCCTTATTTATAGAATATATGAAGTAACTTTCATTCTCATCTGAAAAGTAGCTGAAGTTGTACAAAACATTGAAAGATAGACCGCCTAACAGAGAAAACTGTCCAACCCAAGAGCCACTAGCCCAGTAGATGTGTCCTTGTCTCCAAATGACCAATTGATTTTTG is a genomic window containing:
- the LOC8274516 gene encoding G-type lectin S-receptor-like serine/threonine-protein kinase CES101 — encoded protein: MANMKKNLFLLSFSCFLLLLTRPSHSQTRTILQGGELKYDQELVSADGMFKLKFGTVGESGESSDSYLGIWYNYIEEKFPVWVANLDTPIFGNSGILTVDSQGNLKILRDKGRSIVLYSVQKAIYNAIATLEDTGNFILRELNSNGSIKQVLWQSFDYPTDTFLPGMKLGINLKTGQQWSVISWRSFESPARGTFVLGTDPDSKNQLVIWRQGHIYWASGSWVGQFSLLGGLSFNVLYNFSYFSDENESYFIYSINKANSIFPRLTINAEGVLIGFLKYDYHEEVKCITSYDYMSPTVGCLEQNLPNCRSPSDAFLFKPRTGYMYSDGFKYSDSENLTMIDCKLNCLKNCSCIAYASKNEDGTGCEIWRSARSFIGSSSDDSRKIYIFDEVNKWWLPVTITLGGIFLIPALCAFLYAIWKKCSRTGNGKTNLKNLWNELEGNALSLTTYDTLRTQKNEWDELHIFCFEIIAIATKYFKPENKLGEGGFGPVYKGKLLDGQEIAIKRLSRSSGQGLVEFKNEAILIAKLQHTNLVKLLGFCVDGEERILVYEYMPKKSLDIYLFDSHKKSELDWKKRFKIIDGITQGLLYLHKYSRLKVIHRDLKASNILLDDEMNPKISDFGMARIFGLKESEANTNRIVGTYGYMSPEYAMNGVVSTKTDVFSFGVLLLEIISGRKNTSFHYSECPINLIGYAWLLWKDNRGLELIDPKLDEFLPQNQVLRCIHIGLLCVQDHAADRPTVFDVVSMLSNETILLATPKQPAFFVNAVVQEPGEPRNRSDKCSINLVSISVMEAR